A segment of the Populus nigra chromosome 12, ddPopNigr1.1, whole genome shotgun sequence genome:
ATACTGATGATTATTGTTCGCCGTCCAAGAACTGTCAAAGCAATTGCAAGGGTGGCGGCGGTGAAAGTGCGTCAAATGTGCGTGCCACATATCACCTGTACAATCCACAAGATCATGGATGGGACTTGAATGCAGTCAGTGCTTATTGTTCTACATGGGATGCTAGCAAGCCTTATTCTTGGCGAAGTAAATATGGCTGGACTGCTTTTTGTGGCCCGGCTGGTCCTCGTGGCCAGGCTTCTTGTGGCAAGTGCTTGAGAGTAAGATATACACGAACCTGTTGTatgcttttctttcttgaaatctCGACAATTAGCTAGCTACCACTGTTAATTAATAGCATATATAATTAAGGAAGGAAAATGATTAATAATGAAGTATCCTAACTAATTTGATGCATGTAGGTGACAAATACAAGGACAGGAGCTCAAACAACAGTGAGGATTGTGGATCAATGCAGCAATGGAGGACTAGATCTGGACGTGAACGTTTTTCGTACAATAGACACAGACGGAGATGGATACGCAAAAGGGCACCTCATTGTGAACTACCAGTTCGTTAATTGTGGTGATTCTATCAACAGCCCTAAACCTCTGCTCTCTATCATCGATGATCAATAGACTAAATGTATGTCTAGCTGGGACTCTGTCAATAAGCATCAGGTGATGCAGAGAGGTCAAGGTTTCATTTGGCCAAAGCTGCGATGAATAAACATTTCTGTCcctctatttttcttcttattgtgAATGTTTTGTGGAGGTACTTTGAAGGTATTATGTTTTGATGCTAACATGGCATGCCCAGCTGAGTGTTGTGTTGTTTAATAATTTGGCTAATGGCAAAGGAGTTCTAATAGAATTGAGTTGCATGAATCAAGATAAATTGGAATTACGTGGGTTAGGCTTATAGTTGTGAAACCCAGCCTAATTGGGACTCTACATGTACCTTAGGTTACACTTGAAGGACTAACTTGTAATGTATTGAACTTCATAGGATAAaatgttgatttgatttttggCACCATCGGGTCACCATTAGAGGTTTTACACTTTCACTTCCATCATTCACACACCAAGATAGCCATCTCACTcactaaataatttataaaatttcaaaaccgGTCCTCAAAACTTCTGGATCTTGCAATTTCACCATTAATCTTCTTCAATTAGACCCTTAAATTCACGAGCTTTTTACAAATTGATCCTTAGTCTCaaaattcttcaatttgaccctctAACAACATTGAATCtttaaatttcattcaattaaacccctaattgTATCAATTTagcattttcatgttttaattgtGTCTCTAATCTTTCAATCTTTGTGAAATTAATCCGAATTAGAtctcaaaacttaatttttcttcaaccaAGTCAATTAAATCCATTAAGTCTTTGAACTGAATTAATTCTTtcgatattaattaaattgactTTCTAACttaattttgcttttgattaagcccttgattaaatcaattagacacatcaaaaattcaattaagtccttgaacTTAATTATTTAGCAAGTCTTCTCTAACATTCaatatctttctttaatttgatcctAGATTCTCATTGTTTTCTTCAATTAGATCTTTTATGGTTGCAATTGGGCTCCCAACCTTGACCACTTagttcaatttgatccttcaatTAACTCCTTCTCATATGTTTTCTGAATAAATTATGACAGAAACTATAAcaattttatagaaagaaaattaaaataaataatgacgattaatttaaaattaaaaaaattgaaaggtaggatttcaaaaaataataaggaaatttttttctgaaaaaaataattaagggcACCATAATCTCTTCAAATTCTAGTTCTTATAGGCTAATAAGATCCTCATCCTTGATGGTGAAGAATAGATCCTATTCATTCATTGAAGTTACAAGTTAAAAACATTGTCCTGCCTTACAACTTGCCAGGGGAGGACACGACTTTTTTACAGGGTGGAGCAGTGCTGGGTAGAGTTTTTTTGGAGAGAATCCGCGGCAATGGAATAATTAGAGCTGTAAAGTAGGTACGAggcatatatttttcttttgtttttaggaagaagacaatg
Coding sequences within it:
- the LOC133669107 gene encoding pro-hevein-like; protein product: MRRVYDTFLIVLLCLIAGATGEQCGKQAGGQTCPNNLCCSQYGWCGDTDDYCSPSKNCQSNCKGGGGESASNVRATYHLYNPQDHGWDLNAVSAYCSTWDASKPYSWRSKYGWTAFCGPAGPRGQASCGKCLRVTNTRTGAQTTVRIVDQCSNGGLDLDVNVFRTIDTDGDGYAKGHLIVNYQFVNCGDSINSPKPLLSIIDDQ